One Peribacillus simplex NBRC 15720 = DSM 1321 genomic region harbors:
- a CDS encoding FtsW/RodA/SpoVE family cell cycle protein has product MKRIIKAYDFPIFIAVVLLCLFGLVMIYSSSMITAVARYDKPMDFFFEKQKTAFLISFLAMIVTMILPYKMYKNKMFLMSMMFGMAGVLLLLFIFGHTAGNATSWFKLGTASIQPAEFSKLAMIIYLAAIYGKRQDRINSIDKAVIPPIFFLVFICFLIGIQPDYGTAAVIFLISSTMIISSGMSFKSIFKLSLITAIFVAIFALGVLVTGNFSAVLSENKVSRFTGFADPFGKAGESGYQLVNSLFAIGSGGLTGVGLGDSVQKYGYLPESHTDFIMAVIAEELGIFGVGFVLLTLGFIVLRGFVLSAKCKDPFGSLLLIGISSMIGIQVGINVGGVTGLIPITGITLPFISYGGSSLLLLMLSMGIFQNVVMRMNLLEQKEKVVSIPKDEIASSK; this is encoded by the coding sequence GTGAAAAGAATAATTAAAGCATACGACTTCCCTATTTTCATCGCTGTCGTATTACTCTGTTTGTTTGGTTTAGTCATGATTTACAGTTCGAGCATGATTACTGCTGTCGCTCGATACGACAAGCCCATGGATTTCTTCTTTGAGAAACAAAAAACGGCCTTTCTCATTTCATTTCTGGCAATGATTGTCACGATGATCCTTCCCTATAAGATGTACAAAAACAAAATGTTCTTGATGTCTATGATGTTTGGGATGGCCGGTGTCCTTTTGCTGCTATTTATCTTCGGCCATACAGCAGGAAATGCCACAAGCTGGTTCAAGTTAGGGACAGCATCGATCCAGCCCGCCGAATTTTCCAAATTAGCCATGATCATTTATCTGGCAGCCATTTACGGAAAAAGGCAGGATCGTATCAATAGTATTGATAAAGCCGTCATTCCCCCGATTTTCTTTCTGGTATTCATCTGTTTTTTAATCGGAATACAGCCTGACTATGGAACGGCAGCTGTCATTTTCCTGATTTCAAGTACCATGATCATTTCATCCGGGATGTCTTTTAAGAGTATATTCAAACTCTCTTTGATTACTGCGATTTTTGTTGCCATTTTTGCATTAGGGGTACTCGTGACAGGAAATTTCTCAGCCGTTCTCTCTGAAAATAAAGTGTCTCGTTTTACGGGGTTTGCAGACCCTTTCGGAAAGGCAGGAGAAAGCGGGTATCAACTCGTGAATTCATTATTCGCAATAGGATCCGGCGGACTTACTGGAGTGGGACTTGGTGACAGTGTACAAAAATACGGGTACCTGCCTGAATCACATACTGATTTCATCATGGCCGTCATTGCAGAAGAGCTCGGAATATTCGGAGTGGGATTCGTTCTATTGACACTAGGTTTTATCGTCCTAAGGGGATTTGTACTTTCAGCAAAATGCAAAGATCCATTTGGAAGTCTTTTATTGATCGGCATCTCATCCATGATCGGCATTCAAGTTGGCATCAACGTTGGCGGAGTGACTGGACTTATCCCAATTACAGGGATCACCCTTCCATTCATCAGTTATGGAGGATCTTCCTTACTGCTGCTCATGCTTTCAATGGGCATATTCCAAAATGTCGTCATGCGAATGAATTTACTTGAACAGAAAGAAAAGGTCGTGTCCATCCCAAAAGATGAGATTGCGTCTTCAAAATAA